The DNA segment CAACGGGTCAGTTAGTACAAAAGGGGAACAGTCGAAGCgtgtttgtggaaaaaaaaaaaagcgcttCCCTGGGCTGGCTGTCATTCAGcggcttctctctctccccctccctatctctctttctctctctctctctttctctctctctctctctctctctgtctcgcacgcaaacacacgtaCACGGAGGCAGAGTCTAGTGATCAAAAGACAGGGTGATAAACCCTAAAGTCCTGAGATGGTTTGATGATGCAGCAGGAAACTTCAGACAGGAatgtggaaggatggatggctTTTGTTCTCCATCAGCCAGAAAACCATTTATCCTCTTTGTACCCTGGAATAAGATGATCCCTTCAGGATTATCACAATGCTCAGCTATTAGGCTACAGTAAACACCCCCCTGCCTCATGTGAAGCACCTGCCCTGACAGAATGTATCTTATATGCATCTGTTGTATCCAGTCAGAGGGGAGTTTTATTTTAGGAGACAATGTGTTTTGTCCTCCGTGGTTTCTAATCAACCATTCAGATCTgtgaaaatatctttttttttcttttcagaaagTTCTTCCAGCAGGCCTAAAGTAACATGAAAAATCATTCTGTGGTAGTTTTCACTCCGTTTGTAATGATATTCAAATATTTTGATTTAGCCTGCGAACATCAACCGACAACATTGATTCAGAAAATTGAATTTAGTTGCTTGAATACATTTTCCTaggaataaaaacatatttatttattttatttaaatgctaGTTGTCAGATCAGCTGACAAGTAAATCACTAAAAGACCGATTTTTTACAACAATTCAACTGCTGGCCTCTACATGCAAACGAGGTCAGCTCACATTTGCTGACTACATCTGGTGGTGCATTTGAGGTCAGCcagattaaatgtgtttttaaatcctctTTTCAACGTAACTTCTGTTTATCAGATCACTTAGTGACGGTGCTGACGGCAACAGAAATGACTAGAGGCATGGAATACACGTTGTTGCCAGGGGTACtttacagcagcagcctgagaaaGTTAATACATTTACtgcattaataacaataatgttattgtgttattattgctgtttttgtgAGTCATTAAGGAACTTGCCCTTACATTCTCATTTCACTGGAAGAGTCAAAGTGAAAGTAGCAGCGCTGCTCCGTCCTGGAACGTGCAGATTGTGTgaggtataaaaaaaataaaagaggcaGGCGTGTTGAAGCAGACAGCTGCTCTCTGGAGGACATGCATTAGTCATGTTTGACTGTACATTATTCAGCACACTCACCTAACGTTGTCATTTTCTCTGCTAggttccagaaaaaaaaaaagcatttcacaTGTTCTGTTTCCACCACAGCGatgatgctaatgttagctccTCAGCTTCACTTGCCCTGACACACGCTCCAGCATAGCCTCCAGGTTGGACTCTACCCCACAAAGGCCAGAGATGCTCTTGGAGAGCAGATCCCCATTAACCACCTCCTCTAACACCAACAAATCAACCAGAGGAATCTGACTGTAGCAGTAGCAGTTAAACAGCTGGGTGGTTTTCTGCTAATGCATACATATTTATATTGAGATCAAAGCTGTGCAGAACGTGATAGAAATCTGTAACCGCCTTCGCCCACCGTCCACCACCATGATGCCAACCACCCCTGCACTACTCTTGCGCCCCTGTCTGTGTACTGGCTGGATAGAAAGTGCTAACTGCTGCCTCAGTGCGAGCAGGACGCAGCGAAAATCTTCCACGTTGCACGCGTTTTGACCTCAGTCAGTAGTAAATACTCTCAACAATTGTGCTGCCAGGGTTTTAAAACTTAAGCCTTCATAGTTTGGAAGCCTGCTGCCTGTTCTGACCGATCTGAGCaaacagaaagagaaggaaaacagctgAGTGGAGGTCAACCAAAACGTAAACATTAATAACAGATGGGCTCAAGTCAAAGTCCAAACATGTGGACCGGTCAAACAGCTGCTGAGTAAACTGGATGTCTAAAGTCAAAGTGTATTGATTCACCAACACCACATAATGGAATATTTAACACCAAAAATGCCACAGTTTTGCTGCCTTTTGCATTTGAAACCTTTGTAACAATCAAGTTGTTGGTAGTTATAAATGCATAACAGGGGTCCCTCGCAGGAAAGTGACCCCATTCACCGGTGACGTTCCTTATGTTGCTCCAGTAACGCTGTCCTATCGATGTTTATGACGCATCAGGGTGAGATTTGCAATGTAAATCCCAGTCACCTCGCCCCTTGGAGGTTCCTGCGCCCACCCTCCTGTAATGTGAGCTTCAGGGTGGGATCAATCAGTCAGCGACTTGACCACTGCGGAGTCGGGGCGCTCCGCTCCGTGAGCGGAGCAGCTCGGCCTGTTTCCCTGTGTCAGATGTAAAAGCAGGATTCTTCGTTCTCTGCCCGTAGTGTTCCCTAACGAGGCTCCTCCGACGCTCTGCCACACTCGGACGTTCCCTGACGCAGCTGCGGGAGCCTGCgcacatttatattttaagGCTTCAGTTGATGATCTTATGCCGCCCGTGGGAATGCGCGACGGGGCAAGTGATGGAGAAGTTGTGTTTTTGATTGGTTCCTGTTCATCCTCTCAAAGGTTTTCTCAGTACAATGAATTTCTGCCATGTTTAAACACTTGATTAGCATACAAGCGTGTGTATTTACTTGCCTGCAGATGCCGATTAAACCTAATTATTATAGAGCCATAATAGTGGTGTGTGGCCCGCATTGTGACCTCCACAGTCAGAATCTTGATGGGGCTTAACTGCTTTTAGCTGCTGTAATTCCTCACGCCGTCTGACCCGGGGCAGCAAGGAAGTCAACTGTGCACTCTGCTGGTGACCATTTGCTGAAGTGGCGTTTTGAGAATCCCTGCTGAAACGTCCTGTAGCACCTCTCATCGTGCCCTAGTTTTAGTGCTCCGCCAACAACAAATGCCATCCAGAGTGTGTAGCTTtttattttggaagaaaaataaaggtgcaaaagaaagaaataactGCATGAATACTTTTATTGCATGTAAGCTAATACTCACTGTTACATTGAGCTGAGCCCTGTGCACCCatgaaaacatgcaaaattGACTTCTGGCCGCCATTTATTATTCTGATGTTATGCTCctgctccctccatctgtctctgaCCCTGGCTTTTTTATCCCCGGGCATCTGTTTCTCCCTAACGTCATGTCTGCCTCTtttacccccctccctctgctcccagaTATGACATCCCTCTGACTGCACTgtgtcttcctctctgtctcttcagACTTCcggttttctctctctgtccccttttctgcagctctctgtTGCTCTGTTCCTCTGCCTTGTCAGCCACCCTGCAGgccaggaaaaaataaaaacagcgaTGCGTCTCAGACGTACTCAAGTGCTCTGCCTCTCGGTGAGAAGTGACCCCCTGCCAGAAGAGGCATTTCAAGAAGTCAAGTGGAAGTAGTAAATTCTCCACTGTCATTGGATTAAACTCTAGTCAGATCAAGTCACCTTTGAGTTAATGTTTTTGACTCACTCTGTGAAACAAATTGGAGCAGCGCTTCAACAATGACACCAAAATTTGAATGTTAGATTATTGAAGTTCTTGGATAAATTTTCATGCATAAAACAGCACTATTATAGTCTGATATAAAGGTTTTTAGTCTGGTCTTGTCTATCAAAACAGCAGGTTCTTAGCTGACACAATTTAAGTGTAGTTTAGCAGGAATTCAGGGAGGACGTTTGATTAATAATCGCGGTTGCTGCGAGTTTCCTACTCACCCCAGTGGAAATAGCGACATCCAGTGGTAAATGTTTTAACTGCACGCACTTTAAACCCTGACTGACTACAAAGATAATCTTTAATTCACTGTGTAGATTGTTTTGGGTTTATTAATCGTTTATTTGAATTTATAAAAGCCGGCCCTCCCTTTGTGGACTGTCAGTTTTACTTAATTGTTGCAGCAACAAAATAACATTTGTGATATTTTCTTAAAAATTAAATCAATGTTCCACATACGCTGTGGAAACGGTGAACTTTGTACATATCCCAATTTTAAGGGAAGACAAAGAGACAGGTCTACGAGCATGTCTTTGTGAATACCACAACGATGACATTAAAGTTCTGGACACAAAGCACCATGCTTTCTGCCGTTCTGTCCCTTCTGGGATTTTACAGGATTTTTGGGTGAGCAACAGTCGGGCAGCTTCTTTGATGTCTTAGTTTCTTCATTAACAATGCAGAAGCTGTTAATCCTACAAAAAATGCAGTGATGCagcgcagcagctgtgtgtgaggCAACAGGTgattcccccccttccccctgcTCCAACACCCACTGCTCCTcccccacacctccacctgtcTCTATCTGAACTGCTTTCCTCTATCAGGAATGTAACTCATTCAACTCTGCCTCATCACTCTCCCCTCCCCTAATGGATCAACTGCCACACCTTTGTTCTCCATCTTATCTCGGCTCCCCCACCTTTTGCATGACGTGCGTCGCCCAGTCACACGGCGCTCTTTTGCAATCTCCTTGACTTTTCCGTTGTCTGTGTGTGACGGCAGCATGTAGATTTACAATTGGGATGGTTGAACAGGTGTTTTTCCAAATGGACCTTTGGGTGtttgcttcatcatcatcatcatcactccacggtggggaggggggggggggggagagttgTGTTTGCCATGTTGTGATGGAGTGCTCGGCCTCTGTGTGCCCTTTTAACCCGAGGCTGAGCCATTTGGTAGTACATGGTcagggaaggtgtgtgtgtctgtgtgtgtgtgagagagagagagacacacacaactCTATGTCTGCTATTTTTAGCACTGCACATGGTTCACATGATTTCTACCTACTGATGACCTACATCTATCTGTCTAATAAAATATTGCTGGTTAAGGAGAatggatttatttctttttatatgTTGGGGAATATGACTTTAGCCAATGAAAACAACAGATAATGACGGCTTTCATCTATTGGACTATACAGATTAAAATACCGTAGGCGGTGCAGTGAAAACAGATCCTCTGCACGTTGTGAGGAGAGTCGACGAGCGGTTACAGAGGGGGCTGAAAAAGACTCCTGGCCCTCACCTGAAAATATATTGTTGTGAAATCAACGTTTGGACATTTCAACAATTCATTTGGACTAAAACGCATCCATCTGTGAATCAAAACTTTTAAACTTTTCATAACCtcatcacatgatcactctttACCTTGAGTATTGTTTGTTATTCAAAGAAGCGGAACAAAACCAGTAGTATTATCAGTATCAGCCACAGGCGCATCACCAGGCACCAGTCAGCAGGTTCAGTTCTAGAAGTCCTAAAAGTGCCTGAAACACCACATGATGCTTTTatagctgctgccgctgctcctAATGCTACACATTTATGTTATACCCAAAGAGACCCGTTTAAtctgttatttttcattttagctGTACAACGAGGACGCACTTCAAATTCCCAGAGCAGCCCGGGGCAGTACCTGACAAACGGCACCGACCCGTACAACGGTCAGCCCTACCTGTCCGGCTTCatatctctgctgctgcgtgcTGAGCCCTACCCAACATCACGCTACGGGGCCCAGTGCATGCAGGGAAACAACCTGATGGGCATCGAGAACATCTGTGAGCTGGCGGCCAGGCTGCTCTTCAGTGCGGTGGAATGGGCTAAAAACATCCCATTTTTCCCAGACCTGCAGCTCATGGATCAGGTGAGTGAGCAAACCATCATTCACACGCAAGCAACCCAACACCAAGGGGATTTAATTTAATTCGAGGTTAATGTGAAGCCTGTTGCAGCTATTGTTAATGCAAATATGTCACCTAATGGCTTCACTATAtaataaatactgtatatcTTAACTGTGAGCACAGAGACTTCCAGATTGTTATGTCTATTATTGATCACTTTTAAGATGAATTTGTGACTAATAAACCCTTTgatctgggtttttttggtaCTCTTAATGTTCTAATTATGAATTTACAGTTCATTTGGATCAGGGGTGTCTAGATCCAGTCCTCTCCAGCTGTAATCCAGCAGGGTTTTCCGTCCTACCAGACACAAAATGTGTTGTCGACCTGGTAGAACAGAAATCCCGACTGGATTGTGGACTGGGTCCCCGATTTAGATAACCATTAATAAGATTTTTAATGACAACCTGATCTGCTCCATTCAGGCTGTTTGAATATTTGTCATCGTGTTTAATAATGTTACACCTCTTACCCAAAAGGCTCCTTTCATTCACAAACAATAGTTTCTTAGTCTGAAGGGtgactatgacctggatgattggaAATTTCAACTAATCTGAACTATTTTAAGGAATGAGCGAGCTGAAATGACTGTGACCCCCCTGTACAGTTGGTAAAAGCACTTAAAGAATATAAAATTAGGATTCAGAATTCTGAGTGTTAAAATCAAGTCAGGATTCAGACAATAGCAGCAGTCTTTggaattttatttcattcattcaaaaaatgTAATCCCAAATCTAAATCTTTGAAGTGATTCTGTCGTTGAATGGGTGGAGGGAAGCGTGTTTCGGCCCAATATTCACGTCACTTTGTCTGCGTCTCAGGTGGCGCTGCTGCGTATGTCATGGAGCGAGCTTTTCGTCCTCAACGCTGCCCAGTGCTCCATGCCGCTTCACGTGGCTCCTCTGCTGGCAGCTGCGGGCCTGCACGCGTCGCCCATGTCGGCAGAGCGAGTGGTGGCTTTCATGGACCACATCCGCGTCTTccaagagcaggtggagaaGCTGAAGGCTCTGCAGGTCGACACGGCCGAATATTCCTGCCTCAAGTCCATTGTGCTCTTCACTTCTGGTAAGCTGGCATAAAGGGAATTTCACCTGAAAAGACCACAAAGGGACAATGGGTCATGCGATTGTTAGCGAGTGCCAGTTAGCCTCTACCACccatctctccttcctgtcttccccccctcctcccacactCTCCCCATAAACCGACTCACGACCAGGCCTGGACCCCATCACCACAGGAGCTGAATTATATATGATGGGGTCCAGGGAGACAAAGATTCACCACCAACCCATCCGTGACCTACATAACCCTGTCCTCAGCATCCCACCTAGTGTGTGGGATGGGCGTTCCCAAACGTGTGTGAACCCTTTATACAGTAACCGAAATGACATTAATGCCTGCATGATCACATGATCTCTGGCAGAATGGACTAAAAACAATCCTCTCCCATTTCTTCCCCACAGTCCCATGAATTCAAATTACAAAACAGGCCTCTGCCCGTTGCCGCCGTCAGTTTAGCCCCAGTGACCCGTAAAAGTCGTCGAGGGCAAAGCCGAGAGAGTAGAGACGATTCCTGTCTTCCCTGAAAAGTGACTGGTCTGGCAGGAATTTGTAGGGAGCCAATCGGAGCTGACAAAGGGCGGTTGACTATGTAGCGAACGGCGCTTTTCCGAAAGAGCCACAAGGACTTCCTCTAAAAGCCTGTCGTCTATATGAGGTTCACGCAGGGGGCATCAGTGGAGACGACCCCGGGTGAACGCGCGGTGCATGAAGTGCAGTAAGATGTAACTTTGTCTTCAATTAACACCTCTTTGACCTCCTTTGCTACTTCCCCCATGCTTGTCCCAACACGGGGTGTGAAAACCGCACAGTGTTACACGCTCTCAGTGTGGACCGAGCCCAAGGTGGGagccggtgggggggggggttgagaagTCAGCAGGCAGATCATGACCCCCAGCTGAAAGGGGAAGTGATTTTCTGTTCtacaaacacaaaccacagaGATGCAGAACACACTTCTCTCTGTCAAGAATGTGTTTTCTGGTTTCTTCACACTCAGAGATGTTTCTGCCAATATTATCCTCCCTTCCACTTCATTCCACGTTTAACCTCCCGCCGCCTTTCCTGTTTTCAGAATCGGATATTGAACCCACGGATTATTGATCTATTTGTTCCATATTGTAGTTGTTACACGGCGTGGTCTCCAGGAACAAACCCTTCTCCAGTCTCGGTGTTTTGGCCTGAGGAGCTCGGCGGACATTAGCGATGCTGCTtgtctgcttcctgctcctcaagGTGCAGCAGCACTTTTTTACAGGTCCCAGTGGGCACATGTTCTCTTTACAGAGCTTTAGTGCAGGTGTGGGATGCAgaggggagagtggaggaggattAAAGGGATCAGGCTGACCGAtgtggtgagtgtgtggtgGTTACAAGAGGTTCAGATCCTGAGCCAGTCAGGGCTTCTCCACAGGCCAGGGGCTGGTCTTCTGCTGTTGGTGATGTGCAAAAGCTGCTGCCAGATGTCCCAGGGTGAGAAAGTTCTTAAAGGCCAGTGGTTGCAGCTTTCCAGATGCTCCAGCCAGTAAAACAACAGCAGGCCTCCTAAACCTGCATGAACTCGTCTGTCCCCTTCATAGTTGTCCCTTCCCTTGCGGATGTGATGTGTCGCTCCAACTGTGGCTGCACGTTCCTTACAACTCTGCATTTCCCTCCCGCTTCATCTTCCTAAAAAGTCCTGAAAAGCCTACGTGGAGGGTCCTTGCTGCTCCTCAGCAGGAGACACGAACTCATCCGTGGACAAGCCTGGACATTCGCCAGGCGGATAGATGGGAGCAGAGTGTTTACTGAGCTCCTGCGTTTTGACGGTTTAGGATGGGGTGTTCCTCATTTGTGTCTGCCACAGCATAAATGTCCAGTTTGCTTCAATCCCAACCTTCCCTGTCTCCCTAGATGCCATGGGGCTGTCAGACGTCGCCCACGTTGAAAGCATCCAGGAAAAATCCCAGTGCGCCTTGGAGGAATACGTAAGGAACCAGTACCCCAGCCAGCCAAACCGGTTTGGGAGGCTCCTCCTGCGACTGCCATCTTTGCGCATCGTCTCCTCTCCAGTCATCGAGCAGCTGTTCTTCGTCCGCCTGGTGGGCAAGACGCCCATCGAAACGTTGCTCCGCGACATGCTGCTGTCGGGCTCCAGCTACAACTGGCCCTACATGCCCGCGGTGCAGCGCGAGCGCCCGCTCTCCCTCCACTACAATGAGAATGGACCCTGAGAGGCGGCGTGGACGCACCTGGACCAATTCAGGGTCGTAGTCCACTTGACCCTTTCGTTCATACTTCTTTTACCTTCTTTGCGCCTCACTCtccattccaaaaaaaaaagtgttacaATACACAAGCCAGCAAGTCACTCATTTTGACCATTTCAGAGAGCCGGTGGCTCAGCGCTGTCCCGCAGCCACTGGCTCAGCCTACAGGGGGGATGTGGAGCGAGATGAACTGGTTGGTCGAACAGGTTGTTGCACAGTTCACCAGCAGGTCTGTTGGACTCATTTCAGATGTCACTCTCAACGTCGACGACGCTGATTTTTGGGTGCTATGCACACATTTTCAGAGGCTGACTGCAACAATGCCAGTATAGCGAATATTGTGATCGGACCTTGCCAGGAGTCCGCTGTATACATATGTACCAATTCAAATAAAAGCCAGAAGCCATTAAAATTAAGACAAATACCAAAATGTCTTGGACTTTTAAAGATGACatgttttcatttgtgtgtttgtattaaCTATTACATGTTTAGCGTTCTGTGGAAAAAGCTCAGGTTTGGTAGATggacactcacactcacacacatacacacacacgcgcgcgcacgcttatgtgtgtctgtgccaaAGCTAACAAGTGAATAGTGAAGTCTTGGTTCGGAAAATTACATGTTTGGTTTGTGTATTATTTCAATACATAATTTTGGGGGTctaagggggagagagagtacAGTAATTACAATTATGCACTTGTTTTATAATCTAGCTGGATTCTACAGGCATTCACTTCTTTGAAATCAGAGTACTGGTAgacttttctgctgctctgccatttctttttcctcatGCAGAATGCTCCCAGAAGGGCACCTCTGTGAGGACTCATCCTTCATTTTGATTTTAGCCATTTTTGTCAACATTGGACCTTTGGCACCCTGTTGGGTAGGGGTCATTTTTCCAAATTAGGTGTACTTGCTGTAGAACAATGATTTTGACACTGAGCATTCATTTTATGACTGTGCCATAATATCTTGTTACCTGTTATAACAGGTATTATGTCTTGTCAGGACAGGAAAAGAACTTGCTTGATGTGGGGAAAAGCAAAGAGTGAAATTTATTAGCGCTCTTGGTAAATTAAAGCAAAGCATTTTTCCTATTTTCAAAGACTTCTTgcaagttttttttcctcttcctgatgATATTGTCATGTAGGGTAAAATCCCTTCGACTCATGTCATATGAGCTAATTATCCTGTTACCATACTGTATCGCTAACATGAAAAAAACCCTGtctgtgttatttttttgtttgttttttccttcagcaagcgtttggttttttttggcgAATATTTCCAACACGGCACTGTCATATCGACATCAAGTATTTGTATTGGAAAAAAACCATCTGGGACCCGAAAGCTGCCTGGTGACAAATGAACTAATAGAAGGTTTCTATTACTTCGTTTTTATCCCCTCTACCTTTGTTTGGAAATATCCactaataaatgaaataaaattctGTTCACAGAAAAGTTTCTGCTTTCTGCTTGTAtgatcatacacacacacaaacacacacgtgcacatcagTTAACTTTCTTTAAACCTCTTTCATCTTACTGCTTTGACTTTTAGGAGGTTAATTTACTGTTTTGCAGCCTTTTGGAATAAAGTGCCTATAACATCAGAATTAATCATTGTTATTGATGGTTCTGTTCTCTCTTGACCTTCATGACTGCTTTGGTTGTGACGCAATTgcacttctctttttttaattgactGTAAAAATTCTTTAACATGAGCACTTCGCTGTGGTCTGGGGCTTCCGTCACCATCACCCCTCTGACATCCAGTAATTCAGCTAACTGTCTGGGTGACGAACTCGGTTACCCAGAACTAGTTTCACTAGACTGGAAGTAAGACAAATTTGTCTTACCTCATTAATTATGTCTGCAGAACAGATCGCCGTGGCGATTATTGTTTCATCAGTGAAGCGTTTTAGCCGTGATGCTTCTGGAATTGAATCAGTCTTACCCTCTTGTCAGGTGACACGATGCATATTTAGCCTTTCGGGAAATTCTAATGATGAAGTTATTAAACTACTGTTATTGAGCATTAAACACCAGTGTCAACGGATGCAATAAACAATCAATTAATGGCTTCTAAATGATTCTGGGTCTCCCTCTCCCTACGCTGGATGTTGATACTGGCCCACTAGGTGTGTGACagttgtgtgactgtgtgtgtgcttgcgagagagagagggagagagagagagatggttaTTGACCTTTAGGTTAAATGCGTGTCAGTCGGTGTGTACATGTTATAGCTGTTGGCTCTGAGTGTCACCACTAAACTACAGACACGTACAGTCACATTTACGTGGGAGTGGGTGTTAGTGGGCAGTCAGggttgaggagggggggagggtgggTGAAAAGGGACACAAAGttcccaagtgtgtgtgtgtgtgtgtgcgtgcgtgctctGAGAGTAGCTGTTTGACTTATGCCTTCATTTCAGAGCTGTCACTCCTGGCCAAACACCATGACCCCCCCAATTTCCATTCTGAAGGTGCACAATTTTTCTTCCCTTTGCCACATGAATATAGAACATGTAgccaaccgtgtgtgtgtgtgtgtgggtgtgtaaatCGAACTCCTTTGAATGGGAGGAGCTGAATTACTGCGACGCATCAATTTTGTAAACCTGCCTTCTACAGCAAACAATGAAGCAGAGCATCAAGCATTAATGCAGTATGTACGTCGCTCCGAGGtaaaaaaagcagctgcagcaatcACCACATCTTTTTGGAAAATCACTTtgcattaaatatttacaggcaTTCCCACAGATTTTACATATTCGTTCATGTAATTCGACCATTACGACTCTGCTCGTGTGTGGCCAGGATGCATCAATATGAACATAATTATATTCACACATGGAAATTATACATTCCCAAACATATGCAACAGTAATCTATCTGCACATATACAGTAATGCAGCATATATTCCATATATTTCCAAGATTTACATTACACATGCTGTTTATGAGACAGGGGTGAGGGATTTTGTCAAATATGAATATCCGATTTTATTTTGCTGGCATATGTGAATATAAGTGCAGAGGGTCAGGGCGATGTCATCTCTAGGGAGGAAACGACAGATTAATGGTGGGATGTCAGATTAAACTGAGCTAACGTCACGCCTCCCCAAAGGGGGCCCCTCACCATGACCACATGTGAAGCGTTTATCTGATCTGAAAACAAGCACATTGTGAGTGTTGCTGATTTCCACTAATCCATTTCTCTTTTATCTCCCAACGGCGAGTGCCAGACCTGCTGCTACCAAAACACCATCTTAGCATTTGATATATATGATGCATCCGTAAGCTCGTGGTGTGATGAGTAGAATcagtgtttacacacacacacaccactgcacCCTTAGTAAAAGAGAAAATCTCCGCTTTCAGAATCAACAGGCCTTCATTTAACATTCCCACATCCCCtgaaatgaaacttttttttgtcattgccAATGCATTGCAGGCAAATTGGATGTGTCCCTgagcagcaccccccccaccccctcacatACACACCATCCCATTTCATCAAGCCCAGGTGGGAACCATcccgctcctccatcactgaTCTGTTGACCAAAAATGCCATTGGCCCCCTTCTCCCAATCTGCTCGCCAGCCATTCCTACCATAAATCCTTAAAGAGGGCCCCTGACTTTAATGCATGGCAGCGCCATCAATATTGATGTGGGAGAAAGGTCTCCCAAAGCCGCCTCAGTCACAGAACATTAATATTAATAGTGTTGTGCACCAGCCTGGACATTTGGTGTCGCTCTAAAATTGTAATAGCACTCAGCCGGGTGGGGGTTAAAGGGCAATATTGTTGCTGAATGTGGACACGGCTGTTGAGCAGTAAACAGGACACGAGTCCTCGTGTCCTCTACATGGACCATGACAAACCAAGGACGTATCTGGAGTTTGGACATTAAGGCTGCTCAACATCAGAGAACGGATTCAAATGTATTTTCAGCATCGAGAGCCAAAGTGTTTTCGTTTTCCCTCGATTTTCGATAAATGTCTTCTACACGTGCATTTGAATCCATTAGATTTCTAATTTTGACCATGGGGGAAGCACAGAGGCGCGAGGGTTTGCACTGTCGCCTCACAGCCTGTTTGAATGAATTTTCCACAGTTTCACAAAGAAAAATGCCTCCCAAAGATGGGAGAAAAGGCTCAAATACACAAGCAATAAAGGCACCAGATGACCTGGCActgaggggaggggaagaggacttaaaaataaaaggtgGAGACAATCAGACGCCGAGAGAGGATGCAACGAGTGGGGAAACACGCAGAgagtaacaaacacacacacgcacacacacacgcacacacacacaggggcaaCCAACAAACAAATCAGTGCATCAAGGAAATATtgggaaaaataaaactgatcTTCAACAGCTTGGGTCTGagtggaggtgggagggggaggaggtgtcaGAGGATTAAATATAGATGCGATTAGGGACTGATTAGTTAATCACCAGCAGGCCGAGGCCCCTCTGTAGTTCCCCTTTAATAGCAGTTACAAGCAGGCCTAATGATATCATGCTCCAGCATCATGAT comes from the Takifugu rubripes chromosome 7, fTakRub1.2, whole genome shotgun sequence genome and includes:
- the nr2f5 gene encoding nuclear receptor subfamily 2 group F member 5 isoform X2, producing the protein MAMVVSPWPENISADPGSQLQICGQEPGGAPGTPNGSTSGNDALSGDKIPNVDCMVCGDRSSGKHYGQFTCEGCKSFFKRSVRRNLTYTCRGNRDCPIDQHHRNQCQYCRLKKCLKVGMRREAVQRGRTSNSQSSPGQYLTNGTDPYNGQPYLSGFISLLLRAEPYPTSRYGAQCMQGNNLMGIENICELAARLLFSAVEWAKNIPFFPDLQLMDQVALLRMSWSELFVLNAAQCSMPLHVAPLLAAAGLHASPMSAERVVAFMDHIRVFQEQVEKLKALQVDTAEYSCLKSIVLFTSDAMGLSDVAHVESIQEKSQCALEEYVRNQYPSQPNRFGRLLLRLPSLRIVSSPVIEQLFFVRLVGKTPIETLLRDMLLSGSSYNWPYMPAVQRERPLSLHYNENGP
- the nr2f5 gene encoding nuclear receptor subfamily 2 group F member 5 isoform X1, coding for MAMVVSPWPENISADPGSQLQICGQEPGGAPGTPNGSTSGNDALSGDKIPNVDCMVCGDRSSGKHYGQFTCEGCKSFFKRSVRRNLTYTCRGNRDCPIDQHHRNQCQYCRLKKCLKVGMRREGSNRRVRERSVRQESAPPLLGLTVVMAVQRGRTSNSQSSPGQYLTNGTDPYNGQPYLSGFISLLLRAEPYPTSRYGAQCMQGNNLMGIENICELAARLLFSAVEWAKNIPFFPDLQLMDQVALLRMSWSELFVLNAAQCSMPLHVAPLLAAAGLHASPMSAERVVAFMDHIRVFQEQVEKLKALQVDTAEYSCLKSIVLFTSDAMGLSDVAHVESIQEKSQCALEEYVRNQYPSQPNRFGRLLLRLPSLRIVSSPVIEQLFFVRLVGKTPIETLLRDMLLSGSSYNWPYMPAVQRERPLSLHYNENGP